One window from the genome of Parasteatoda tepidariorum isolate YZ-2023 chromosome 8, CAS_Ptep_4.0, whole genome shotgun sequence encodes:
- the LOC107454198 gene encoding cytoglobin-1, whose protein sequence is MGCTFAKAQKNGSVQDLNHATEAPAAPPPQDPRIPLTARQKFSISKSWKAIARAMDTTGVAMFVKLFEENAELLELFEKFKHLKSRQEQEESEELKEHAVSVMNSLDEGINTLENVDQCIDYLRSVGKRHRKINGFKSEYFWKMEAPFLAAVKETLDDRYTENMESIYKITIHFILQTVIDGFEGNPSQNNV, encoded by the exons ATGGGCTGCACGTTCGCTAAAGCGCAAAAGAACGGGAGTGTCCAGGATCTTAATCACGCTACAGAAGCTCCCGCCGCCCCTCCTCCCCAAGATCCCCGGATACCACTGACAGCCCGACAGAAATTCAGCATATCCAAGTCTTGGAAAGCCATTGCCAGAGCTATGGATACAACGGGAGTCGCCATGTTTGTTAA ATTATTCGAAGAGAATGCAGAGCTTCTGGAACTGTTCGAGAAATTCAAGCACCTGAAATCTCGGCAAGAACAGGAAGAGAGCGAAGAACTGAAGGAGCACGCCGTGTCCGTCATGAACTCTTTGGACGAGGGCATCAACACGTTGGAAAATGTTGACCAGTGCATCGACTACTTGAGGAGCGTCGGAAAAAGGCACAGAAAGATCAATGGATTCAAAAGCGAATACTTCTGG aAAATGGAAGCGCCATTTCTAGCAGCAGTCAAAGAGACATTAGACGACCGCTACACAGAAAATATGGAGAGCATTTACAAAATAACGATACATTTCATTCTTCAAACAGTTATCGATGGTTTTGAAGGAAATCCATCTCAGAACAATGTCTAA